A genome region from Caldalkalibacillus uzonensis includes the following:
- a CDS encoding YesL family protein — protein sequence MNPDVRALERNSLTGVFYVACLWITRLVYVNTLWILFTLLGICVLGFAPATAALFSVIRKWILGQQDFAVWRTFWLAYKREFMKANVLGWGYGLFIVLLYNNIQYYNTQSTLMTHFLWIVSLFMLMLSAVSLFYLFPVLVHYQLKIWQYVRSAMAVSLAFPLHTLLMVAGLLVFIVIFTWLPGLLVVFSMSVPAVWIMKVAAHAFQKVEQQQAQDHP from the coding sequence ATGAATCCGGACGTGAGGGCTTTGGAAAGAAACAGCCTCACTGGTGTCTTTTATGTGGCCTGCTTGTGGATTACCAGATTGGTATATGTTAACACCTTATGGATCCTGTTCACACTTCTTGGCATATGTGTACTGGGCTTTGCCCCGGCTACGGCTGCTCTTTTCAGCGTCATACGCAAATGGATACTGGGGCAACAAGACTTTGCGGTCTGGCGTACATTTTGGCTGGCTTATAAACGGGAATTTATGAAGGCAAATGTGCTGGGCTGGGGTTACGGGTTGTTTATTGTTTTGCTTTATAACAACATTCAGTACTACAATACCCAGTCCACTTTAATGACCCATTTCCTGTGGATCGTGTCTTTGTTCATGTTGATGCTTAGCGCTGTCTCCTTGTTCTATCTGTTTCCGGTTCTGGTCCATTACCAGTTAAAAATTTGGCAGTATGTACGCTCTGCAATGGCCGTCAGCCTGGCCTTTCCGCTCCATACGCTGCTGATGGTTGCAGGTCTCCTTGTTTTCATTGTCATTTTCACCTGGCTGCCAGGTCTCCTTGTGGTATTTAGTATGAGTGTCCCAGCCGTGTGGATCATGAAAGTTGCCGCACATGCTTTCCAAAAGGTTGAGCAGCAACAGGCCCAGGATCATCCATGA
- a CDS encoding carbohydrate ABC transporter permease: protein MIKTKALPFRLKKKISKRKLTTEDIIFDTCNYLFMILLIIVMLYPMLNQLAISLNDATDSIRGGIYLWPREFTLQNYQHVLGEAHILQALFISVARTLIGTVISVFCTAMVAYTLSRQEFVLRKPATILFVLTMYFHGGLIPTYLLIRELGLIGSFWVYIIPNIIGVFNLIVIRSFIDGLPNSFIESARIDGAGEFTIFLRIVMPLSLPVLATVSLFVAVWQWNSWFDVFLYNSSHPHLTTLQYELMKILQNTNAALAQRSAVDAFAGSEAQGGNVVTPMSIRATMTIIVSVPIILVYPFLQKYFVKGMTLGGVKE, encoded by the coding sequence ATGATTAAAACAAAAGCACTGCCATTCCGCTTAAAGAAAAAGATTTCTAAAAGGAAGCTGACCACTGAGGATATCATCTTTGACACATGCAACTATCTGTTTATGATTTTGTTGATCATAGTCATGCTATACCCCATGTTGAACCAGTTGGCGATTTCCCTTAATGATGCGACTGACTCCATCAGAGGAGGCATTTACTTGTGGCCCCGGGAATTTACTTTGCAAAACTACCAGCATGTCCTGGGAGAAGCGCACATTTTGCAGGCTTTATTTATATCAGTTGCCCGCACCCTGATAGGTACGGTCATTTCTGTATTCTGTACGGCGATGGTGGCTTACACCTTAAGCCGGCAGGAGTTTGTGCTGCGCAAGCCTGCCACGATTCTCTTTGTCTTGACCATGTATTTTCACGGCGGTTTGATCCCCACCTATTTATTAATCAGGGAATTGGGTTTAATCGGCAGTTTTTGGGTGTATATTATTCCCAATATCATTGGTGTTTTTAACCTGATTGTGATCCGCTCCTTCATTGATGGTTTGCCAAACAGTTTTATCGAGTCGGCCAGGATCGATGGGGCTGGCGAGTTTACGATCTTTTTACGCATTGTGATGCCGCTCAGCTTGCCTGTATTGGCCACAGTTTCCTTGTTCGTGGCCGTGTGGCAATGGAACAGCTGGTTTGATGTGTTCCTGTATAACTCTTCCCATCCCCACTTAACGACCTTACAGTACGAATTGATGAAAATTTTACAGAATACTAATGCAGCATTGGCTCAACGCAGTGCAGTGGATGCCTTTGCCGGCAGCGAAGCGCAAGGCGGCAATGTGGTCACCCCCATGTCCATCCGGGCAACAATGACCATTATTGTGAGTGTGCCGATCATATTGGTGTATCCTTTCCTGCAAAAGTATTTTGTTAAAGGGATGACGCTGGGAGGGGTGAAAGAATGA
- a CDS encoding ABC transporter permease gives MRIEMPTIERNVNKQPISKRKRTGIKEFLYQLKQQKTLLLMCVPFIIWLIIFKYLPIWGWVIAFQDFKPARGIFEQEWVGWEHFKFLFTAPEFYRVLRNTLAMSIINMVLGFVTAISLAILFNEIRNMPFKRVAQTISYMPHFLSWVVAASIVSHALSLEYGIINTVLLKLGIIQEPILWLGVGHYFWGIIGAAEVWKNVGWNAIIYLAAIAMINPQLYEAAEIDGAGRLQRIWYITLPGMKPVIVILLIMNMGYILESGFEPQYLLGNPMNIHYSENLDIFVLRYGISMGNFSLATAAGIFKTVISFIFLFAANHMAKRLGQARLF, from the coding sequence ATGAGAATAGAAATGCCAACGATTGAACGCAACGTCAACAAACAGCCAATTTCCAAGCGAAAACGTACTGGAATCAAGGAATTCCTCTATCAATTGAAACAGCAAAAAACGTTGCTGCTGATGTGCGTGCCCTTCATCATATGGCTGATTATTTTCAAATACTTGCCCATCTGGGGATGGGTCATTGCCTTTCAGGACTTCAAGCCGGCCCGTGGCATTTTCGAGCAGGAGTGGGTGGGGTGGGAGCATTTTAAATTTCTGTTTACCGCTCCTGAATTTTACCGTGTGCTAAGAAACACGCTGGCCATGAGTATTATCAATATGGTCCTGGGTTTTGTCACGGCCATCAGCTTGGCCATTCTGTTTAATGAAATCCGCAATATGCCCTTTAAACGTGTGGCCCAGACCATCAGTTACATGCCCCATTTTTTATCCTGGGTTGTGGCAGCAAGCATCGTTTCTCACGCATTGTCCCTTGAGTATGGGATCATTAACACTGTTTTATTAAAATTGGGGATTATCCAGGAGCCCATTCTGTGGCTGGGTGTCGGTCATTATTTTTGGGGCATTATTGGGGCTGCCGAGGTATGGAAAAATGTAGGTTGGAATGCCATTATCTATTTGGCCGCCATCGCCATGATCAATCCGCAGCTGTATGAAGCGGCAGAGATAGATGGAGCGGGAAGGTTGCAGCGCATATGGTATATCACCTTGCCTGGCATGAAACCTGTCATTGTCATTTTGCTGATCATGAACATGGGTTATATTTTGGAGTCAGGCTTTGAGCCTCAGTATTTGTTGGGTAATCCGATGAACATTCACTATTCAGAAAACCTGGATATATTTGTCTTACGATATGGGATATCGATGGGGAACTTTTCATTAGCCACTGCAGCGGGAATATTTAAAACGGTTATCAGCTTCATATTCCTCTTTGCAGCGAATCATATGGCTAAACGGCTGGGACAAGCAAGACTGTTTTGA